One part of the Lycium ferocissimum isolate CSIRO_LF1 chromosome 8, AGI_CSIRO_Lferr_CH_V1, whole genome shotgun sequence genome encodes these proteins:
- the LOC132067110 gene encoding kinesin-like protein KIN-14D → MPHFNNRSSSPLYASVLHHASFHRLRNEVDRLKEELKRKSQEVNELMDLYKQKLEYISSLPDLSILKSDLAAAQNKAVEAKQERDQLAEKVRAFEVYNKSLIADANAPPSQARAYVSQIDQLRAELDGIKPELNALHEMTVGAVAERDVLKEQLRATVEQVNGLSSSLDAAEAERDRLSQVIIDLQAEHVKAFDQISSYDDMLDHYKADVTAAEKARNLRAEYVQCLSRRETLEEVQATGVDLSDLIEEAKKLEVEAKAVFDPVSGL, encoded by the coding sequence ATGCCTCATTTTAATAACCGCTCCTCTTCTCCCTTATATGCCTCCGTGCTTCATCATGCAAGCTTCCACCGGCTCAGGAACGAAGTGGATCGGCTCAAGGAGGAGCTCAAAAGGAAGAGTCAGGAGGTGAACGAGCTCATGGATTTGTACAAGCAGAAATTGGAATACATCTCGTCTCTCCCTGACCTTTCTATCCTTAAGTCGGATTTGGCAGCAGCTCAAAACAAAGCTGTCGAGGCTAAGCAGGAACGTGACCAGTTGGCAGAGAAGGTAAGGGCTTTCGAAGTTTACAATAAATCTTTAATAGCCGATGCTAATGCCCCTCCTTCTCAGGCCCGGGCATACGTTAGCCAGATTGATCAACTTCGGGCGGAGCTTGATGGGATCAAACCCGAGCTTAATGCCCTCCATGAAATGACAGTCGGTGCTGTAGCCGAGCGGGATGTTCTCAAAGAGCAACTTCGGGCGACGGTGGAACAAGTAAACGGACTTAGCTCGTCGCTTGATGCGGCCGAAGCTGAACGAGATAGACTGAGCCAGGTCATCATCGATCTACAGGCTGAACATGTAAAGGCTTTTGACCAGATCTCTAGCTATGACGATATGTTAGACCACTATAAAGCCGACGTGACTGCTGCTGAGAAGGCCAGGAATCTTCGAGCCGAATATGTGCAGTGCTTATCCCGAAGAGAAACCCTCGAAGAAGTCCAAGCCACTGGAGTGGACTTATCAGATCTGATCGAGGAGGCCAAAAAGCTCGAAGTGGAAGCAAAGGCTGTATTCGACCCAGTCTCCGGTCTTTGA